Proteins from a single region of Streptomyces sp. HUAS 15-9:
- the lepB gene encoding signal peptidase I, with translation MDTEAQPTERDRSSRPDTGAAEERSRFALVSRITEWLPGGWITLTLFVCLLFLLLLNTFVVQPFQIPSGSMEQGLRIGDRVLVNKLAYRFGAEPRRGDIVVFDGTGYFGDADYIKRVVGVGGDHVVCCDQKGRIEVNGRPVDETAFLHPGDSASAVPFDVVVPDGTLFVLGDHRSDSSDSRDHLGSPGGGMIPVGDVIGRADWIVWPTGHVRHLNRPAAYARVPAAEGAHG, from the coding sequence ATGGACACCGAAGCACAGCCGACGGAGCGCGACCGCTCCTCCCGCCCCGACACGGGGGCCGCGGAGGAACGGTCGCGTTTCGCGTTGGTGTCGCGGATCACCGAGTGGCTGCCGGGCGGGTGGATCACCCTCACCCTCTTCGTCTGCCTGCTGTTTTTGCTGCTTCTCAACACTTTCGTGGTGCAACCCTTCCAGATTCCCAGCGGATCCATGGAACAGGGATTGAGGATCGGGGACCGCGTTCTCGTAAATAAGTTGGCGTACCGTTTCGGTGCCGAGCCGCGGCGCGGCGACATCGTCGTGTTCGACGGCACCGGGTATTTCGGGGACGCCGACTACATCAAGCGCGTTGTAGGTGTGGGGGGAGACCACGTGGTCTGCTGCGACCAGAAGGGGAGGATCGAAGTGAACGGCCGGCCGGTCGACGAGACGGCGTTCCTCCATCCGGGGGACAGCGCCTCCGCCGTCCCCTTCGACGTCGTCGTGCCCGACGGCACACTGTTCGTCCTGGGCGACCACCGCAGCGACTCCAGTGACTCCCGTGACCACCTGGGCTCTCCGGGCGGCGGCATGATCCCGGTCGGGGACGTCATCGGCCGCGCCGACTGGATCGTCTGGCCGACGGGCCACGTCAGGCACCTGAACCGCCCCGCCGCCTACGCGCGCGTGCCCGCGGCGGAGGGCGCGCATGGGTAA
- the lepB gene encoding signal peptidase I produces MGNRGKPRGMPSSAADNLLPTGSRRAASPAGGRSRAERRKLQRKVKRKRRRSAAREIPLLVGVAVLIALVLKTFLVQAFVIPSGSMEQTIRIGDRVLVDKFTPWFGSKPQRGDVVVFHDPGGWLADEQTTKKNDPVVVKQFKEGLTFIGLLPSDNEKDLIKRVIGVGGDHVKCCDAQGRVTVNGVPLTEGDYLFPGNAPSTTPFDITVPQGRLWVMGDHRGNSADSRAHQNTDYGGTVSVDSVVGRAMVIGWPVDHWTRLQEPKTFASVSNSVSGSTAAPELSHRVASDEPNGFIQLPTPAELPLVMGVVGLRRARGRRRHRVRSWRGGCSGWRTVGTRRRGAPRAPRGRQCPRPGRRHDLRE; encoded by the coding sequence ATGGGTAACCGCGGAAAACCGCGCGGTATGCCGAGCAGCGCCGCGGACAACCTGCTGCCCACCGGGAGCCGGCGCGCCGCGAGCCCGGCCGGCGGCCGTTCCCGCGCGGAGCGGCGCAAACTCCAGCGTAAGGTCAAGCGCAAGCGCAGGCGCAGCGCGGCCCGTGAGATACCGCTGCTGGTCGGTGTGGCCGTCCTGATAGCCCTCGTACTGAAGACGTTCCTCGTCCAGGCCTTCGTCATCCCGTCGGGCTCCATGGAGCAGACGATCCGGATCGGCGACCGTGTCCTGGTCGACAAGTTCACCCCGTGGTTCGGCTCCAAGCCGCAGCGCGGGGACGTCGTCGTGTTCCACGACCCGGGCGGCTGGCTGGCGGACGAGCAGACCACGAAGAAGAACGACCCGGTGGTCGTCAAGCAGTTCAAGGAAGGGCTCACCTTCATCGGTCTGTTGCCCTCCGACAACGAGAAGGACCTCATCAAGCGGGTCATCGGTGTCGGCGGAGACCACGTCAAGTGCTGTGACGCACAGGGACGCGTGACCGTCAACGGCGTGCCCCTCACCGAGGGTGACTATCTGTTTCCCGGCAACGCCCCCTCCACCACCCCGTTCGACATCACCGTCCCCCAGGGACGGCTGTGGGTGATGGGCGACCACCGGGGCAACTCCGCCGACTCCCGCGCGCACCAGAACACCGACTACGGCGGCACGGTCTCCGTGGACTCCGTGGTGGGCCGGGCCATGGTGATCGGCTGGCCCGTCGACCACTGGACCAGGCTGCAGGAACCTAAAACCTTCGCAAGCGTGTCGAACTCCGTGTCGGGGTCGACCGCCGCTCCCGAACTGTCGCATAGGGTTGCCTCCGACGAACCGAACGGATTCATCCAACTCCCGACCCCTGCGGAACTCCCGCTCGTTATGGGAGTGGTGGGCCTGCGTCGTGCACGGGGCAGGCGGCGGCACAGAGTAAGGAGTTGGCGTGGGGGATGTAGCGGTTGGCGCACGGTCGGGACACGACGGCGAGGAGCACCCCGGGCGCCCCGCGGAAGACAGTGTCCCCGGCCTGGACGGAGACATGACCTCAGGGAATGA
- the lepB gene encoding signal peptidase I, whose translation MGDVAVGARSGHDGEEHPGRPAEDSVPGLDGDMTSGNEPGPAGGGPSSGGQQPGSGDDGPGGSAAGPQKPRSFWKELPILVGIALVLALLIKTFLVQAFSIPSDSMQNTLQQGDRVLVDKLTPWFGSEPERGEVVVFHDPAEWLKGEPTPTPNAVQKVLSWIGLMPSAEEKDLIKRVIGVGGDTIECKGSGPLKVNGKALNEPYVYPGNTPCSVDDQGGQFKVKVPEGYIWVMGDHRQNSRDSRYNQDDKNHGMVPVDKVVGRAIVKAWPINRWGTLPVPDTFDQPLDQQSSAASSLPVAPQALALVGVLPVAVWRRRRTAARSASAGTKA comes from the coding sequence GTGGGGGATGTAGCGGTTGGCGCACGGTCGGGACACGACGGCGAGGAGCACCCCGGGCGCCCCGCGGAAGACAGTGTCCCCGGCCTGGACGGAGACATGACCTCAGGGAATGAGCCCGGACCGGCCGGTGGCGGCCCGTCCTCGGGCGGGCAGCAGCCGGGGAGCGGGGACGACGGGCCGGGCGGCTCGGCCGCCGGGCCCCAAAAGCCCCGCTCCTTCTGGAAGGAGCTGCCGATCCTGGTCGGCATCGCGCTGGTGCTGGCGCTGCTGATCAAGACGTTCCTGGTGCAGGCGTTCTCGATCCCGTCCGACTCGATGCAGAACACCCTCCAGCAGGGTGACCGCGTCCTGGTGGACAAGCTCACCCCGTGGTTCGGCTCCGAGCCCGAGCGCGGCGAGGTCGTCGTCTTCCACGACCCGGCCGAGTGGCTGAAGGGCGAGCCCACGCCCACCCCCAACGCCGTGCAGAAGGTCCTCAGCTGGATCGGCCTGATGCCCTCCGCCGAGGAGAAGGACCTGATCAAGCGGGTCATCGGCGTCGGCGGTGACACGATCGAGTGCAAGGGCTCGGGCCCGCTGAAGGTCAACGGCAAGGCGCTGAACGAGCCCTACGTCTACCCCGGCAACACGCCGTGCAGCGTCGACGACCAGGGCGGCCAGTTCAAGGTGAAGGTCCCCGAGGGCTACATCTGGGTGATGGGCGACCACCGCCAGAACTCCCGTGACTCCCGCTACAACCAGGACGACAAGAACCACGGCATGGTCCCGGTCGACAAGGTCGTCGGCCGTGCCATCGTCAAGGCCTGGCCGATCAACCGCTGGGGCACGCTGCCGGTCCCGGACACCTTCGACCAGCCCCTCGACCAGCAGTCCTCCGCCGCCTCGTCCCTCCCGGTCGCGCCGCAGGCCCTCGCGCTCGTGGGCGTGCTGCCGGTGGCGGTGTGGCGGCGCAGGCGCACCGCCGCCCGGTCGGCATCGGCCGGCACCAAGGCGTAG
- the lepB gene encoding signal peptidase I, with protein sequence MGGESTTRTAPRSGGRGTAQVGSRLGQRLSGLAVALGLVLFLGGFVWAAVVYRPYTVPTSSMEPTITMGDRVLAQRIDGNEVRRGDVVVFRDKSWVTNANVVKRVVAVGGDTVSCCTDGKLTVNGKQIEEPYLPKGSLAEVKNIPTVKVPEGRLFLLGDERRGSLDSTAHLTDAASGTVSRNAVSARVDAVIWPMNGMLKRPTGFEDLGALSQPGPLRIIFSCVVGGAVLVLGGGAYGPIAKRMARSRAGKRPEPTSAS encoded by the coding sequence ATGGGTGGCGAGAGCACTACACGTACGGCCCCGCGCAGCGGCGGCAGAGGCACGGCGCAGGTCGGCAGCCGGCTGGGACAGCGGTTGTCGGGGCTGGCCGTCGCGCTGGGCCTGGTGCTGTTCCTCGGCGGATTCGTGTGGGCAGCGGTGGTCTACCGGCCGTACACCGTGCCCACCAGCTCGATGGAGCCGACGATCACCATGGGCGACCGCGTCCTGGCCCAGCGCATCGACGGCAACGAGGTGCGCCGCGGTGACGTCGTCGTCTTCCGCGACAAGTCCTGGGTCACCAACGCGAACGTGGTCAAGCGCGTGGTCGCCGTCGGCGGTGACACGGTCTCCTGCTGCACCGACGGAAAGCTCACCGTCAACGGCAAGCAGATCGAGGAGCCGTATCTGCCCAAGGGCAGTCTGGCCGAGGTCAAGAACATCCCGACCGTGAAGGTCCCCGAGGGCCGGCTCTTCCTCCTCGGCGACGAGCGCCGGGGCTCCCTGGACTCCACCGCCCACCTCACGGACGCGGCCAGCGGCACCGTCTCGCGCAACGCCGTGAGCGCCCGCGTGGACGCCGTCATCTGGCCGATGAACGGCATGCTCAAGCGCCCCACCGGCTTCGAGGACCTCGGCGCCCTGTCCCAGCCCGGCCCGCTGCGCATCATCTTCTCTTGCGTCGTCGGCGGTGCGGTCCTCGTCCTGGGCGGCGGCGCGTACGGCCCGATCGCCAAGCGGATGGCCCGCTCCCGCGCCGGTAAGCGGCCGGAGCCCACCAGTGCCAGCTGA
- a CDS encoding NUDIX hydrolase has protein sequence MPAEATDAGETAARDDGGPANAYEDSYQGGLRKVARVVLLDAEDRILLLHGHEPDDPADDWWFTPGGGLEGDETREQAALRELTEETGITEVELGPVLWRRVCSFPFAGRHWDQDEWYYLARTAQTVTAAAGLTELERRSVAGARWWTCQELTRAHETVYPTRLAELLRRLLDEGPPAGPVTLDPEIV, from the coding sequence GTGCCAGCTGAGGCCACGGACGCGGGCGAGACGGCCGCCAGGGACGACGGGGGCCCCGCAAACGCGTACGAGGACTCGTACCAGGGCGGTCTGCGCAAGGTCGCCAGGGTCGTCCTGCTCGACGCCGAGGACCGTATCCTGCTGCTGCACGGGCACGAGCCGGACGATCCGGCCGACGACTGGTGGTTCACTCCGGGCGGCGGCCTGGAGGGCGACGAGACCCGTGAACAGGCCGCGCTGCGGGAACTCACCGAGGAGACGGGTATCACCGAGGTCGAACTCGGCCCCGTGCTGTGGCGGCGCGTGTGTTCGTTCCCGTTCGCGGGCCGCCACTGGGACCAGGACGAGTGGTACTACTTGGCTCGTACGGCCCAGACGGTGACCGCGGCGGCCGGTCTGACCGAGCTGGAGCGGCGCAGCGTCGCAGGAGCTCGATGGTGGACGTGCCAGGAACTGACCCGGGCGCATGAGACGGTGTATCCGACCAGACTTGCCGAGCTGCTGCGGAGGCTGCTCGACGAAGGTCCCCCGGCCGGGCCCGTGACCCTTGACCCGGAAATCGTCTAG
- a CDS encoding DUF2469 domain-containing protein has product MSAEDLEKYETEMELKLYREYRDVVGLFKYVIETERRFYLTNDYEMQVHSVQGEVFFEVSMADAWVWDMYRPARFVKQVRVLTFKDVNIEELNKTDLELPGG; this is encoded by the coding sequence ATGAGCGCCGAGGACCTCGAGAAGTACGAGACCGAGATGGAGCTCAAGCTCTACCGGGAGTACCGCGATGTCGTCGGTCTGTTCAAATACGTGATCGAGACCGAGCGGCGCTTCTACCTCACCAACGACTACGAGATGCAGGTGCACTCGGTACAGGGCGAGGTGTTCTTCGAGGTGTCGATGGCCGACGCCTGGGTCTGGGACATGTACCGGCCCGCCCGCTTCGTGAAGCAGGTGCGTGTCCTCACATTCAAGGACGTGAACATCGAGGAGCTGAACAAGACCGATCTGGAGCTTCCGGGCGGGTGA
- a CDS encoding YraN family protein yields the protein MNARGALGRYGEELAARRLAEAGMTVLERNWRGGRTGEIDIVARDGDVLVVCEVKTRRSGGFEHPMAAVTPEKAGRLRGLAERWIHAHGGAPPGGVRIDLVGILLPDRGAPVVEHARGVA from the coding sequence ATGAACGCACGCGGTGCACTCGGCAGGTACGGCGAGGAACTGGCCGCACGGCGGCTGGCCGAGGCCGGGATGACGGTCCTGGAGCGCAACTGGCGCGGAGGCAGGACGGGCGAGATCGACATCGTTGCCAGGGACGGCGACGTGCTGGTCGTCTGCGAGGTGAAGACCCGCAGGAGCGGTGGCTTCGAGCATCCGATGGCGGCGGTCACGCCCGAGAAGGCAGGCCGACTGCGCGGCCTGGCCGAACGGTGGATCCACGCCCACGGCGGGGCCCCACCGGGAGGCGTCCGGATCGACCTCGTCGGCATCCTCCTGCCCGACCGCGGCGCCCCGGTCGTCGAACATGCGCGGGGGGTGGCCTGA
- a CDS encoding YifB family Mg chelatase-like AAA ATPase: MGFARTCSVALVGVEGVVVEVQADLEPGVAAFTLVGLPDKSLTESKDRVRAAVVNSGASWPSKKLTVGLSPASVPKAGSGFDLAIACAVLGAAERIDPRVLADIVMIGELGLDGRVRPVRGVLPAVLAAADAGYEQVVVPECAAAEASLVPGVSVLGIRSLRQLIAVLTDEPVPEEEPDEQGRPDPLLAGLRVPGTGAATGMHLGTGRHEQDHDLADVVGQRSARTAVEVSAAGGHHLFLEGPPGAGKTMLAERLPAVLPRLTREESLEVTAVHSVAGLLPPGKPLIGVAPYCAPHHSATMQSLVGGGQGIARPGAVSLAHRGVLFLDEAPEFHGQTLDALRQPLESGHVVIARSAGVVRFPARFLMVLAANPCPCGRFSRRDTLCECPPSAIRRYQARLSGPLLDRVDLRVEVDPVTRAQLTEPGARGESTATVSDRVREARERAAARLVGTPWRTNSEVPGRELRGTWHAATGAMDEAERNLERGVLTARGLDRVLRVAWTVADLAGHDRPDATDVALALQLRTGVPRGVPMAIGALT; the protein is encoded by the coding sequence ATGGGATTCGCCCGTACGTGCTCGGTGGCGCTGGTGGGCGTCGAGGGCGTGGTGGTCGAGGTCCAGGCAGACCTGGAACCCGGGGTGGCGGCGTTCACCCTGGTGGGGCTGCCGGACAAGAGCCTGACGGAGAGTAAGGACCGGGTGAGGGCGGCCGTGGTCAACTCCGGCGCCTCCTGGCCGTCGAAGAAGCTCACGGTCGGCCTGAGCCCGGCGTCGGTGCCCAAGGCGGGCAGCGGGTTCGACCTCGCCATCGCCTGCGCGGTGCTCGGCGCCGCCGAGCGGATCGACCCGCGAGTGCTCGCCGACATCGTGATGATCGGAGAGCTGGGGCTGGACGGCCGGGTGCGCCCGGTCCGGGGTGTCCTGCCGGCGGTGCTGGCCGCGGCCGACGCCGGATACGAGCAGGTGGTGGTGCCGGAGTGCGCCGCCGCGGAGGCCTCACTAGTGCCCGGGGTGTCGGTGCTGGGCATCCGCAGCCTGCGGCAGCTGATCGCCGTGCTGACGGACGAGCCGGTGCCCGAGGAGGAGCCGGACGAGCAGGGCCGCCCCGATCCGCTCCTGGCCGGACTGCGCGTGCCCGGCACCGGAGCCGCCACCGGCATGCACCTGGGCACCGGCCGCCACGAGCAGGACCACGACCTGGCCGACGTGGTGGGCCAGCGCTCGGCGCGCACGGCGGTGGAGGTGTCCGCCGCGGGCGGCCATCACCTCTTCCTGGAGGGGCCGCCCGGTGCCGGCAAGACGATGCTCGCGGAGCGGCTGCCCGCCGTCCTGCCCCGGCTCACCCGCGAGGAGTCCCTGGAGGTCACCGCCGTCCACTCGGTGGCCGGACTCCTGCCGCCTGGCAAGCCGCTCATCGGCGTCGCCCCCTACTGCGCCCCGCACCACTCGGCCACCATGCAGTCGCTGGTCGGCGGCGGCCAGGGCATCGCACGGCCCGGAGCCGTGTCACTGGCCCACCGGGGAGTGCTCTTCCTCGACGAGGCCCCGGAGTTCCACGGCCAGACCCTCGACGCCCTGCGCCAGCCCCTGGAGTCGGGGCACGTCGTGATCGCGCGCAGCGCGGGCGTGGTGCGGTTCCCGGCGAGGTTTCTCATGGTGCTCGCGGCCAACCCGTGCCCCTGCGGCCGCTTCTCCCGGCGGGACACCCTGTGCGAATGCCCGCCGTCGGCGATCCGCCGCTATCAGGCGCGGCTGTCCGGCCCTCTGCTCGACCGGGTCGACCTCCGCGTCGAGGTCGACCCCGTGACCCGGGCACAGCTCACCGAGCCCGGCGCCCGGGGCGAGTCCACCGCGACGGTCTCCGACCGGGTCCGGGAAGCCCGGGAACGAGCGGCGGCACGCCTCGTCGGAACCCCGTGGCGGACCAACAGCGAGGTGCCGGGCCGGGAACTGCGCGGCACCTGGCACGCGGCGACCGGCGCCATGGACGAGGCGGAGCGGAACCTGGAGCGAGGCGTATTGACCGCCCGCGGGCTGGATCGCGTCCTGCGGGTCGCCTGGACGGTCGCGGACCTCGCCGGCCACGACCGGCCCGACGCCACGGACGTCGCCCTCGCCCTGCAACTGCGCACCGGAGTCCCACGGGGCGTGCCCATGGCCATCGGGGCACTGACGTGA
- the dprA gene encoding DNA-processing protein DprA: MRSRDRPRDPHSCDLLCRVLLTRVIEPGDEVGGRWLREYGVREVVRRLRVGGEPLPGVSGTRWAGLVARAAQAEPRRDLDTAREAGVRFVYPGGGEWPAQLDDLGDARPMGLWVRGSPSLRIWALRSVAVVGARACTEYGAHMASTLAAGLAERGWVVVSGGAYGVDGAAHRGALGASGATVAVLACGVDRPYPRGHTELIARIAEQGLVVGELPPGDHPTPSRFVLRNRVIAALTRGTVVVEAAYRSGSLVTARAAQRLGRFTMGVPGPVTSGLSAGVHELLRGEAALVTDAAEVVELVGDMGELAPVRRGPVLPRDLLEPAARQVLAAVPGSRAARPGEIARGAQTTEDEAIARLYELRSLGYVERHDDGWKLTRQALISVRDGHGRC; encoded by the coding sequence CTGCGGTCCCGCGATCGCCCCCGCGATCCGCACTCGTGCGATCTGCTCTGCCGCGTCCTGCTCACCCGTGTCATCGAACCCGGCGACGAGGTCGGTGGCCGCTGGCTGCGGGAGTACGGGGTGCGGGAGGTCGTCCGGCGGTTGCGGGTCGGTGGGGAGCCGCTGCCGGGGGTGAGCGGGACGCGCTGGGCGGGGCTGGTGGCGCGGGCCGCGCAGGCCGAGCCACGACGGGATCTGGACACCGCGCGGGAGGCCGGCGTGCGGTTCGTGTACCCCGGGGGCGGCGAGTGGCCCGCCCAGCTCGACGACCTGGGGGACGCCCGGCCCATGGGACTGTGGGTGCGCGGCAGTCCCAGCCTGCGGATATGGGCGCTCCGCTCGGTCGCCGTCGTCGGGGCCAGGGCCTGTACCGAATACGGCGCCCACATGGCGTCCACGCTGGCCGCGGGGCTCGCCGAGCGCGGGTGGGTGGTGGTGTCCGGCGGCGCCTACGGGGTCGACGGCGCCGCTCACCGGGGTGCCCTCGGCGCGAGCGGCGCCACCGTCGCCGTACTGGCCTGCGGGGTCGACCGGCCCTATCCGCGCGGGCACACCGAGCTGATCGCGAGGATCGCGGAACAGGGGCTGGTGGTCGGGGAGTTGCCGCCCGGTGATCATCCGACGCCGAGCCGGTTCGTCCTGCGGAACAGAGTGATCGCGGCGCTCACCAGGGGCACGGTGGTCGTGGAGGCCGCCTACCGCAGCGGTTCGCTGGTCACGGCGCGGGCGGCGCAGCGCCTGGGGCGGTTCACCATGGGTGTGCCCGGACCCGTCACCAGCGGACTCTCCGCGGGCGTGCACGAGCTGCTGCGCGGGGAGGCGGCCTTGGTCACCGATGCCGCGGAAGTCGTCGAGCTGGTCGGCGACATGGGTGAGCTGGCCCCGGTCCGGCGCGGCCCGGTGCTGCCGCGCGACCTGCTGGAACCGGCCGCGCGGCAGGTCCTGGCCGCCGTGCCCGGGAGCCGCGCCGCACGGCCCGGGGAGATCGCGCGCGGCGCGCAGACGACGGAGGACGAGGCGATCGCGAGGCTGTACGAACTCCGATCACTTGGCTATGTCGAACGACACGACGATGGCTGGAAGTTGACACGCCAGGCGCTGATCTCGGTCCGTGACGGTCACGGTCGGTGCTGA